The nucleotide window GTTGCAGGTTCAGGAAGTGGCCTACTTCATGCGAAAGTACCCGTTTCATATTAGGTTGTCCGTTTTCAGAGCTTCCTACACCCGGGGCACCGAGGTATCTCCAGTTGTATACCACACCATCCAGATGATTGGAAGCTACCCAGTCGTCCGGAAGATAGGTCCAGCCTGAATTATTAAATACTCCTTTTTGTTCTACTTCGCTCACGATCCATATGTTCAGGTATTTTTCGCCCGGCCAGTAGGAAATACTTTTCACCGCAGCGCCGGAACCATCGGGAGAACGACCATCCAGGTCATTATAGTGATAGGTAACACCATTGGTAGGATTACCCTGCGGGTCAATATCCGCCAAACGGAAAGTAATATGCAGATTGGCTGCCAGCCCGATAAAGCGGGGATCGATGGATGAATAATCTGCGTTCAGGAGGTTATAATCCTGATTAAGAATATCAATCGCAGAACGTATCTGGTCCATCGTTACTTTATACGGATTAGCTGCATCATTAACATGGAATACCACCGGAATAGTATACTGTGTTGGTGCAGATGCCTGTGCTAACCGTTGCTGTTTCATGTTAGCGATAAATTTACGGATATTGACTTCCTGACTGGCAGCTGCTTTCAGGGAAGCAGGATGTTTTTTATACAACTCCTGCATGGCACGGGAAGCCGAACAGTGGTCAGGCAACGGTGCAAGCACCTTGTTTTGAGCTATAGCTCCCATGGTGATGACCAGGCATAGCAATAGCATCATTATCTTTCGTGATAAATGTAGCATATAAATGTTTTAATGTGGAAACTGGAAGAATGAGTTAAACAATAAACAAACAGCTGCCAATGGCAGCAAAATCAGGGATCACCTGAGAAGAGGGAAGAGCTATTTCATAAAATGGTTTTAGTGATAAAAATGGTTAATCAGGATAACATTGCCAGGCACTAAGTACCTGGAAAGCATAGGAAATACAAGTATTGTGGCATTGATTCGTTGTGGTTGATATGACAGGCGTTAATTCATTTGTTGTGCTCTTGGTAAAAACAGCAATTGCTATCACGAATTTAAAAGAGCGTGGGCTAAGTAGCTACCCTGAAATTGATTACTTCTTCCCGGATATTAACCAGGTAGTTTTGTAGGACTCCAAACTTATCCTAAAAAAACGTGTAGCCATTGACAACATCAATGGCTACACGTTTTTAAATATTCGTATTATTATCCACACCCACCACAGTTATGCAACGGTAATGGCTGAACTGAGATATACATCCTGAATAGCATTCAGCAGGGCAACGCCTTCATTCATAGGCCGTTGGAATGCTTTGCGGCCGGAGATAAGGCCTGCACCACCAGCTCTTTTGTTGATTACAGCAGATCTTACTGCATCTGCCAGATCTGCCTCTCCCTGTGAGGCACCGCCTGAATTAATAAGTCCCATGCGCCCCATATAGCAGTTGGCCACCTGGTACCGGCAAAGGTCTATCGGATTGGTGGTGGTGAGTTCGGTATAAATACGTTCATCCAGTTTACCATAGGAGGAGCTGCCGGTATTGAGGGCTTTGTAGCCACCGTTTACTTCCGGCAGTTTCTGTTTGATGATATCCGCCTGTATAGTGACACCCAGGTGATTGGCTTGTCCGGTGAGATCGGCAGCCAGATGATAGTCTACATCCTTTTTAAAAGCTTCATTACGAAGATAACACCAGAGGATGGTGGCCATGCCCAGCTCATGGGCCAGTTCAAAAGCCTGCGACACTTCCACCAGCTGGCGGTCGGCGTTATCGGAACCAAAATAGATAGTTGCCCCAACGGCTGCTGCGCCCAGGTTCCAGGCTTCCTGCACGGTACCGTACATTACCTGATCTGCTTTGTTAGGATAGGTAAGCAGTTCGTTATGATTGATTTTTACGATGAAGGGAATACGATGCGCATACGTGCGGGATACGGCTGCCAATACGCCAAATGTAGAGGCAACAGCATTACAACCACCTTCTATGGCTAGTTTCACAATGTTTTCCGGATCGAAGTAAGCGGGGTTCTTAGCAAAAGATGCGCCTGCACTATGTTCCACACCCTGATCTACTGGCAGGATAGACATATAACCCGTTCCGGCGAGGCGGCCGGAATTAAACAACTGTCCCAAACTACGCAATACCTGCGGGTTGCGGCTGGAAGGCTGATAAATTCGGTTAACGGTATCCGGACCGGGAAGATGCAGTAAATCTCTGGAGATGGTTTTACTTTCGTGTTGTAAAAGTATATCGCTATCTTTACCTAGCAACTCGCTGATTTTTTCCAAGGATAACATAACAGATTCTTTTTTGGTTAGATTAAATGTAAGGATTTAATCCTGCACAAAAACGTAGCCAGGAAAATTCTGAGACTTTCACTTCTACCGCATTATCCACTTAAAAGTAGTCATTAGATGAAAACAGTTTTTATGACCGGCGTCACCGGCTATATCGGCGGCTCAGTAGCGGCCAGGCTGATCAAAGCCGGCTACAGGGTAAACGGACTGGCAAGAAATGAAAAGGACTTTCCCGCATTAATATCAGCCGGTATACAACCGGTAGTCGGCACGCTGGATGATGAAGCCGTTATTGCCTCCGCAGCAGCATCTGCTGACGCAGTCATCAACACCGCTTCGGCAGACAACCCTTATGTAGTGGCCACTATCCTGGAAGCACTGGCCGGCACCGATAAAAAGTTTATCCATACATCAGGCTCCAGCATTGCAGGCGACAAAGCAAAAGGAGCCTATGCCATTATCGAACCATTTACCTTCATCCCTAAAAATCCAAGACTGGAAAAAGCTGCCCGTGTAGCGATAGACAGGGCCGTACTCGCCGCTGGCGGACATTATATGGTCATCTGCCCTACTATGATTTATGGTACCGGTATGGGCATCAAAAAAGAATCTGCACAGGTACCTATGCTTACCGAAGCCGCCAGAGCAACCGCTTGCGGCGTATACATCGGCACCGGTGAAAACCGCTGGTCCAACGTACACATAGAAGACCTGGCCAACTTATACCTGCTGGTATTGGAACAGGCCCCTTCCGGTAGTTTCTATTATGCCGAAAACGGTATCAACTCACTGAAGGAAATAGCTGCTGCCATCAGCAAATCGCTGGGCTTCGGTGGTAAAACAAAACCACTCTCCATCGAAGAGGCCATCACGTTATGGGGAATGGAAGGCGCCCACTTCGGGCTGGGGTCCAACAGCATCGTATCGGCAGTGGCCGCACGCAGCCTGGGCTGGCTACCCTTGCACAACAACCTGCTGTCTACTATTGTGAAGACTGAACATGATTAATATCAATAAGCCCGGGGAGTCTCTTTCTCCGGTCCCTCCTCCCGCTCTTCTGAAACAGTCTCCGTTCCTTCAAATGCACCGCCGGAACCATCATGAATAATCGTTTCAGGGGCTGATGGCTGTGTCTCAGGGTCTATAGGCCTGGAATCGTTCTCTGCTGGTATGATCATCATTTCCATATAGCAAAAATATGAAATATCCTTTGGTTTCCCACAGCAGCTGAATATACCACCATTGTTGTTTATCTTTGCTCCCCGAAAAAACAAAGCAAATATATGGTGACCCGTATCGCAATTATCCGTCATGG belongs to Chitinophaga sp. HK235 and includes:
- a CDS encoding class I fructose-bisphosphate aldolase, with translation MLSLEKISELLGKDSDILLQHESKTISRDLLHLPGPDTVNRIYQPSSRNPQVLRSLGQLFNSGRLAGTGYMSILPVDQGVEHSAGASFAKNPAYFDPENIVKLAIEGGCNAVASTFGVLAAVSRTYAHRIPFIVKINHNELLTYPNKADQVMYGTVQEAWNLGAAAVGATIYFGSDNADRQLVEVSQAFELAHELGMATILWCYLRNEAFKKDVDYHLAADLTGQANHLGVTIQADIIKQKLPEVNGGYKALNTGSSSYGKLDERIYTELTTTNPIDLCRYQVANCYMGRMGLINSGGASQGEADLADAVRSAVINKRAGGAGLISGRKAFQRPMNEGVALLNAIQDVYLSSAITVA
- a CDS encoding NAD-dependent epimerase/dehydratase family protein, which produces MKTVFMTGVTGYIGGSVAARLIKAGYRVNGLARNEKDFPALISAGIQPVVGTLDDEAVIASAAASADAVINTASADNPYVVATILEALAGTDKKFIHTSGSSIAGDKAKGAYAIIEPFTFIPKNPRLEKAARVAIDRAVLAAGGHYMVICPTMIYGTGMGIKKESAQVPMLTEAARATACGVYIGTGENRWSNVHIEDLANLYLLVLEQAPSGSFYYAENGINSLKEIAAAISKSLGFGGKTKPLSIEEAITLWGMEGAHFGLGSNSIVSAVAARSLGWLPLHNNLLSTIVKTEHD